The Chanos chanos chromosome 6, fChaCha1.1, whole genome shotgun sequence genome includes a region encoding these proteins:
- the LOC115814012 gene encoding immunoglobulin superfamily member 11-like, producing the protein MASGKKLFLILSVLAFKQRRRFFELIREKSPLLGWLRSFTVFLALVIIYQGGKVFSLANRMNGRVGFVATMPSTSASIFINNTQLSDTGNYQCLVNNLPDRGGRNIGVIGLTVLVPPSLPTCRVQGSLDVGSDVMLMCGSEEGIPTPTYAWEKLESVPKLPHNAMQDQMLGTVMLRNISTGTSGLYQCTASNAIGKSTCLLNLQVIAPQPQSVALIAGTIATGVLALIICSLLVLVTLFYWRNKNKYEEDEIPNEIREDDLPPKRLSSVKAFHADASSSENDTLTSTNTYNSRYWHNPKSNYDTNSYTRYNGDTRQTFTAGGHGVGATNTRPSYTNGSHTLPPPKTLVVTTNSAPSPPVMTRSNGSLSLRPPTATPAVLGHGQHTHSYAVSQATLERMGAVPVMVPAQSRAGSLV; encoded by the exons ATGGCCTCAGGGAAGAagctcttcctcattctctctgtgttggctttCAAACAGCGGAGGCGCTTCTTTGAGCTCATCAGAGAGAAGAGTCCATTGTTGGGATGGCTGAGGTCCTTCACTGTCTTCCTGGCCTTG gtGATTATCTACCAGGGCGGCAAGGTGTTTAGTTTAGCCAATCGCATGAATGGCAGGGTGGGCTTTGTGGCCACCATGCCCAGTACAAGTGCCTCCATCTTCATTAACAACACCCAGCTCTCAGACACAGGGAACTACCAGTGTTTAGTCAACAACCTGCCCGACCGCGGCGGCCGTAACATCGGTGTGATTGGACTCACTGTGCTGG tgccaccCTCCCTCCCTACCTGTCGTGTCCAGGGTTCTCTGGATGTAGGCAGTGACGTTATGCTGATGTGTGGATCAGAGGAGGGCATTCCCACGCCCACCTATGCCTGGGAGAAACTGGAGTCCGTTCCCAAGCTCCCCCACAACGCCATGCAAG ACCAGATGCTTGGAACAGTGATGCTCAGAAACATCAGCACTGGCACGTCTGGTCTCTACCAGTGTACAGCCTCCAACGCCATCGGAAAGAGCACCTGCCTACTTAACCTGCAAGTCATAGCGC CCCAGCCGCAGAGCGTGGCTCTCATCGCCGGCACCATCGCCACCGGAGTGCTGGCCCTCATCATCTGCTCCCTCTTGGTCCTGGTCACTCTCTTCTACTGGAGGAATAAGAACAAGTATGAGGAGGATGAGATTCCCAATGAGATCAG GGAAGATGACCTTCCCCCGAAGAGGTTGTCATCTGTGAAGGCGTTCCACGCCGATGCCTCGTCCTCAGAGAACGACACTCTTACGTCCACAAACACCTACAACAGCCGCTACTGGCACAACCCCAAATCAAACTACGACACCAACTCCTACACCCGCTACAACGGGGACACCAGGCAAACCTTCACCGCCGGAGGCCACGGCGTGGGGGCCACCAACACAAGGCCCAGTTACACCAATGGCAGCCACACCCTCCCTCCACCCAAGACTCTGGTGGTCACCACTAACTCCGCCCCCTCACCGCCCGTCATGACCAGAAGTAACGGCTCCCTCAGCCTGCGACCGCCCACCGCCACGCCAGCGGTGCTTGGGCACGGACAACACACGCATTCATACGCCGTGAGCCAGGCCACGCTGGAGCGCATGGGCGCTGTGCCCGTAATGGTGCCAGCGCAGAGCAGAGCTGGCTCTCTGgtctaa